One genomic window of Arachis stenosperma cultivar V10309 chromosome 10, arast.V10309.gnm1.PFL2, whole genome shotgun sequence includes the following:
- the LOC130957348 gene encoding uncharacterized protein LOC130957348 — MRPRRRSAREGTPSDNREREQETFMATMNIVAEAVREAAMAAARAVEHLGVRNENRNENGEDNGNNEADSTHLDKPMTLATFLKVNPPKFKGTLVATDADNWFRGIERSLRAQHVSEGQHVEFATYMLEGEAEHWWQGIQQLLQQDEGDIPWDTFKDEFYKKYFPRAARDAKEMELMQLKQGNTTVAEYARKFDDLCRFSKICQGNPADFEEWKYLKFEGGLREDLMSSVVPLEIRNFAKLVNKSKLVEECSKKVAIARADRREALGRDFIQYLAPQGHNFKFNGQFDRQNRNQRNGNFLARNNGNYDNNNLGEEEGGQSQQTQDISVCSRCGKDHGNRACRYGTHTCFSYGEYGHISRNCPKRFVQNPARPQQQGRVFTVTAGNTNAYNSSTRGEYHTMVLFVLDNTITSYAHGKF; from the coding sequence ATGAGACCACGGAGACGGAGTGCGCGGGAAGGAACCCCTAGTGATAACCGAGAGAGAGAACAGGAAACCTTTATGGCTACGATGAACATTGTAGCTGAGGCAGTGCGTGAGGCTGCGATGGCTGCTGCTAGGGCTGTTGAGCATCTCGGAGTGAGAAATGAAAACCGAAATGAAAACGGTGAGGATAATGGAAACAACGAGGCTGATTCAACGCATCTTGATAAACCCATGACCCTTGCTACTTTTTTGAAAGtaaatccacctaagttcaaagGTACACTCGTTGCGACTGATGCTGACAACTGGTTCCGAGGTATCGAGCGATCACTACGAGCACAGCATGTTTCGGAAGGTCAACACGTGGAGTTCGCTACTTATATGCTGGAAGGAGAAGCTGAGCATTGGTGGCAGGGGATACAGCAACTGTTGCAACAAGATGAAGGTGATATCCCTTGGGATACTTTTAAGGATGAATTTTATAAGAAGTATTTTCCGAGGGCAGCTCGTGATGCTAAGGAGATGGAACTTATGCAACTGAAACAGGGTAACACAACTGTTGCAGAATATGCCCGTAAGTTTGATGACTTGTGCCGTTTCTCCAAGATTTGTCAAGGGAATCCTGCTGACTTTGAAGAATGGAAGTATTTGAAGTTCGAAGGGGGCCTTCGTGAGGATCTGATGAGTTCAGTAGTTCCATTAGAGATACGAAATTTTGCTAAACTGGTGAATAAAAGTAAACTAGTAGAAGAATGTTCGAAAAAGGTGGCGATAGCTCGAGCAGATCGTAGGGAAGCCTTAGGAAGAGACTTTATTCAATATCTAGCCCCTCAAGGTCATAACTTTAAGTTCAATGGTCAGTTCGATCGCCAAAATAGGAATCAACGAAATGGTAACTTTCTCGCTCGTAACAATGGCAACTACGACAACAATAATCTGGGAGAGGAAGAAGGAGGTCAATCTCAGCAAACTCAGGATATTTCAGTATGCTCAAGGTGTGGGAAGGATCATGGTAATAGAGCTTGTAGATATGGGACACACACTTGTTTCTCTTACGGAGAGTATGGACATATATCGAGGAATTGCCCAAAAAGGTTTGTTCAAAATCCAGCTAGGCCACAACAACAAGGAAGGGTTTTTACCGTAACTGCTGGCAACACTAATGCATATAATTCTTCCACTCGAGGTGAGTACCACACTATGGTTTTGTTTGTGTTAGATAATACTATAACTTCTTATGCGCATGgtaaattttga